The Dioscorea cayenensis subsp. rotundata cultivar TDr96_F1 chromosome 7, TDr96_F1_v2_PseudoChromosome.rev07_lg8_w22 25.fasta, whole genome shotgun sequence genome includes a region encoding these proteins:
- the LOC120264455 gene encoding protein NRT1/ PTR FAMILY 2.7-like isoform X2, translated as MAGEEQDVQTQPHAAHDHESRTPAKQGGWITIPFILGNAFGLALVLSGVMGNFTVYLIKCYNFKRMDAALLTNIMYGTSSFLPLLGAILSDSFFGCFLIVAFSTVASLCCIIILTITAGIKALRPPNTYTQATSGQLAVLYTGIVLYTIGAGGTRFSMMKLGADQLSNVGDQDVFFNWSFIVLYGIKYYLISRPKRNPFMTMARVVVAGVRKRKLALPEEEAAYYRGLFEKTDQPLFSSFSCMNRATLIQQGDVATDGSISRPWSLCSVEDVNDLKTLIRIVPLWTSNVFLSISIATQTSLSVLQALTMDRSLGSHFSVPASSFSIATLLAICLTLFILDRGIYPLCHRLTSYTPTPLQRVGVGQAFNIAAMVASALIEHRRSIIVHEHQAENQPDWIVPMSAFWLVLPYVFIGIGEAFHFPGQIAFYYQEFPKSLKSTAIGIVAVLMSIGFYLSMAVLAVVRRATSWLPDNLNSSRLENVYWMLTLVASINFFYFILCAKFYKKQSDDKHVVGAVN; from the exons ATGGCTGGCGAGGAACAAGATGTTCAAACACAACCACATGCTGCTCATGATCATGAATCACGCACACCTGCAAAACAAGGAGGTTGGATCACAATTCCCTTCATCCTAG GGAATGCATTTGGTTTGGCCTTGGTCTTGAGTGGAGTCATGGGGAACTTCACTGTATATCTCATAAAATGCTACAATTTCAAGAGAATGGACGCTGCTCTGCTAACAAACATCATGTACGGCACCTCCAGCTTTTTACCCCTCCTCGGCGCCATCCTCTCCGACTCTTTCTTTGGCTGCTTCCTTATCGTCGCATTCTccactgtggcttctctatGT TGTATCATCATTCTCACAATCACAGCCGGAATCAAAGCGTTAAGACCACCAAACACTTACACTCAGGCGACCAGTGGCCAACTAGCAGTCTTATACACCGGTATAGTCTTGTACACAATTGGGGCAGGTGGTACAAGGTTCAGCATGATGAAATTGGGAGCTGATCAGTTAAGCAATGTGGGTGACCAAGATGTGTTCTTTAACTGGTCCTTCATAGTTCTTTATG gAATTAAGTATTATCTTATATCAAGGCCGAAAAGAAATCCGTTTATGACGATGGCACGCGTTGTCGTTGCTGGGGTTAGGAAAAGGAAGCTTGCATTGCCGGAGGAGGAGGCGGCCTATTACCGTGGGTTATTCGAGAAAACTGATCAACCACTTTTTTCAAGTTTTAG TTGCATGAACCGAGCTACGTTGATTCAACAAGGGGACGTAGCCACAGACGGCAGCATATCCCGGCCATGGAGCTTGTGCTCTGTTGAAGATGTAAATGATCTGAAAACCCTGATCCGCATTGTCCCTCTCTGGACCTCCAACGTCTTCCTAAGCATCTCCATCGCCACCCAAACCAGCCTCTCCGTCCTCCAAGCCTTAACCATGGACCGTTCCCTTGGCTCCCATTTCTCCGTCCCTGCCAGCTCTTTCTCCATCGCCACCTTGCTTGCCATTTGCCTAACGCTCTTCATTCTTGACCGTGGCATCTATCCTCTCTGCCACCGTCTCACCTCCTATACTCCCACACCTCTCCAACGTGTCGGCGTTGGCCAAGCCTTCAACATCGCCGCCATGGTTGCTTCCGCTCTCATCGAGCACCGGCGTTCAATCATTGTTCATGAACACCAGGCCGAAAACCAACCTGACTGGATTGTGCCGATGTCGGCGTTCTGGCTTGTGCTGCCTTATGTGTTCATCGGCATCGGTGAAGCCTTTCATTTTCCTGGACAGATAGCATTTTACTACCAGGAGTTCCCTAAATCTTTGAAAAGCACGGCCATTGGTATAGTTGCAGTGCTTATGTCCATTGGGTTTTATTTAAGCATGGCTGTGCTGGCGGTGGTCCGGCGAGCTACCAGTTGGCTTCCGGATAACTTGAACTCATCTAGACTAGAGAATGTTTATTGGATGCTGACGTTGGTGGCGAGTATCaactttttttactttattttatgtGCAAAGTTTTATAAGAAGCAGAGTGACGACAAGCATGTAGTTGGTGCTGTAAATTAA
- the LOC120264455 gene encoding protein NRT1/ PTR FAMILY 2.6-like isoform X3 has translation MFKHNHMLLMIMNHAHLQNKECIIILTITAGIKALRPPNTYTQATSGQLAVLYTGIVLYTIGAGGTRFSMMKLGADQLSNVGDQDVFFNWSFIVLYGAVAIGSTVIVYVEDSISWELGFGICLTVTALAVLSFLLGIKYYLISRPKRNPFMTMARVVVAGVRKRKLALPEEEAAYYRGLFEKTDQPLFSSFSCMNRATLIQQGDVATDGSISRPWSLCSVEDVNDLKTLIRIVPLWTSNVFLSISIATQTSLSVLQALTMDRSLGSHFSVPASSFSIATLLAICLTLFILDRGIYPLCHRLTSYTPTPLQRVGVGQAFNIAAMVASALIEHRRSIIVHEHQAENQPDWIVPMSAFWLVLPYVFIGIGEAFHFPGQIAFYYQEFPKSLKSTAIGIVAVLMSIGFYLSMAVLAVVRRATSWLPDNLNSSRLENVYWMLTLVASINFFYFILCAKFYKKQSDDKHVVGAVN, from the exons ATGTTCAAACACAACCACATGCTGCTCATGATCATGAATCACGCACACCTGCAAAACAAGGAG TGTATCATCATTCTCACAATCACAGCCGGAATCAAAGCGTTAAGACCACCAAACACTTACACTCAGGCGACCAGTGGCCAACTAGCAGTCTTATACACCGGTATAGTCTTGTACACAATTGGGGCAGGTGGTACAAGGTTCAGCATGATGAAATTGGGAGCTGATCAGTTAAGCAATGTGGGTGACCAAGATGTGTTCTTTAACTGGTCCTTCATAGTTCTTTATGGTGCGGTAGCCATTGGAAGCACTGTTATTGTCTATGTTGAGGATAGCATTAGTTGGGAGCTTGGATTTGGGATATGTTTAACTGTGACTGCTCTGGctgtgctttcttttcttctaggAATTAAGTATTATCTTATATCAAGGCCGAAAAGAAATCCGTTTATGACGATGGCACGCGTTGTCGTTGCTGGGGTTAGGAAAAGGAAGCTTGCATTGCCGGAGGAGGAGGCGGCCTATTACCGTGGGTTATTCGAGAAAACTGATCAACCACTTTTTTCAAGTTTTAG TTGCATGAACCGAGCTACGTTGATTCAACAAGGGGACGTAGCCACAGACGGCAGCATATCCCGGCCATGGAGCTTGTGCTCTGTTGAAGATGTAAATGATCTGAAAACCCTGATCCGCATTGTCCCTCTCTGGACCTCCAACGTCTTCCTAAGCATCTCCATCGCCACCCAAACCAGCCTCTCCGTCCTCCAAGCCTTAACCATGGACCGTTCCCTTGGCTCCCATTTCTCCGTCCCTGCCAGCTCTTTCTCCATCGCCACCTTGCTTGCCATTTGCCTAACGCTCTTCATTCTTGACCGTGGCATCTATCCTCTCTGCCACCGTCTCACCTCCTATACTCCCACACCTCTCCAACGTGTCGGCGTTGGCCAAGCCTTCAACATCGCCGCCATGGTTGCTTCCGCTCTCATCGAGCACCGGCGTTCAATCATTGTTCATGAACACCAGGCCGAAAACCAACCTGACTGGATTGTGCCGATGTCGGCGTTCTGGCTTGTGCTGCCTTATGTGTTCATCGGCATCGGTGAAGCCTTTCATTTTCCTGGACAGATAGCATTTTACTACCAGGAGTTCCCTAAATCTTTGAAAAGCACGGCCATTGGTATAGTTGCAGTGCTTATGTCCATTGGGTTTTATTTAAGCATGGCTGTGCTGGCGGTGGTCCGGCGAGCTACCAGTTGGCTTCCGGATAACTTGAACTCATCTAGACTAGAGAATGTTTATTGGATGCTGACGTTGGTGGCGAGTATCaactttttttactttattttatgtGCAAAGTTTTATAAGAAGCAGAGTGACGACAAGCATGTAGTTGGTGCTGTAAATTAA
- the LOC120264455 gene encoding protein NRT1/ PTR FAMILY 2.7-like isoform X1 codes for MAGEEQDVQTQPHAAHDHESRTPAKQGGWITIPFILGNAFGLALVLSGVMGNFTVYLIKCYNFKRMDAALLTNIMYGTSSFLPLLGAILSDSFFGCFLIVAFSTVASLCCIIILTITAGIKALRPPNTYTQATSGQLAVLYTGIVLYTIGAGGTRFSMMKLGADQLSNVGDQDVFFNWSFIVLYGAVAIGSTVIVYVEDSISWELGFGICLTVTALAVLSFLLGIKYYLISRPKRNPFMTMARVVVAGVRKRKLALPEEEAAYYRGLFEKTDQPLFSSFSCMNRATLIQQGDVATDGSISRPWSLCSVEDVNDLKTLIRIVPLWTSNVFLSISIATQTSLSVLQALTMDRSLGSHFSVPASSFSIATLLAICLTLFILDRGIYPLCHRLTSYTPTPLQRVGVGQAFNIAAMVASALIEHRRSIIVHEHQAENQPDWIVPMSAFWLVLPYVFIGIGEAFHFPGQIAFYYQEFPKSLKSTAIGIVAVLMSIGFYLSMAVLAVVRRATSWLPDNLNSSRLENVYWMLTLVASINFFYFILCAKFYKKQSDDKHVVGAVN; via the exons ATGGCTGGCGAGGAACAAGATGTTCAAACACAACCACATGCTGCTCATGATCATGAATCACGCACACCTGCAAAACAAGGAGGTTGGATCACAATTCCCTTCATCCTAG GGAATGCATTTGGTTTGGCCTTGGTCTTGAGTGGAGTCATGGGGAACTTCACTGTATATCTCATAAAATGCTACAATTTCAAGAGAATGGACGCTGCTCTGCTAACAAACATCATGTACGGCACCTCCAGCTTTTTACCCCTCCTCGGCGCCATCCTCTCCGACTCTTTCTTTGGCTGCTTCCTTATCGTCGCATTCTccactgtggcttctctatGT TGTATCATCATTCTCACAATCACAGCCGGAATCAAAGCGTTAAGACCACCAAACACTTACACTCAGGCGACCAGTGGCCAACTAGCAGTCTTATACACCGGTATAGTCTTGTACACAATTGGGGCAGGTGGTACAAGGTTCAGCATGATGAAATTGGGAGCTGATCAGTTAAGCAATGTGGGTGACCAAGATGTGTTCTTTAACTGGTCCTTCATAGTTCTTTATGGTGCGGTAGCCATTGGAAGCACTGTTATTGTCTATGTTGAGGATAGCATTAGTTGGGAGCTTGGATTTGGGATATGTTTAACTGTGACTGCTCTGGctgtgctttcttttcttctaggAATTAAGTATTATCTTATATCAAGGCCGAAAAGAAATCCGTTTATGACGATGGCACGCGTTGTCGTTGCTGGGGTTAGGAAAAGGAAGCTTGCATTGCCGGAGGAGGAGGCGGCCTATTACCGTGGGTTATTCGAGAAAACTGATCAACCACTTTTTTCAAGTTTTAG TTGCATGAACCGAGCTACGTTGATTCAACAAGGGGACGTAGCCACAGACGGCAGCATATCCCGGCCATGGAGCTTGTGCTCTGTTGAAGATGTAAATGATCTGAAAACCCTGATCCGCATTGTCCCTCTCTGGACCTCCAACGTCTTCCTAAGCATCTCCATCGCCACCCAAACCAGCCTCTCCGTCCTCCAAGCCTTAACCATGGACCGTTCCCTTGGCTCCCATTTCTCCGTCCCTGCCAGCTCTTTCTCCATCGCCACCTTGCTTGCCATTTGCCTAACGCTCTTCATTCTTGACCGTGGCATCTATCCTCTCTGCCACCGTCTCACCTCCTATACTCCCACACCTCTCCAACGTGTCGGCGTTGGCCAAGCCTTCAACATCGCCGCCATGGTTGCTTCCGCTCTCATCGAGCACCGGCGTTCAATCATTGTTCATGAACACCAGGCCGAAAACCAACCTGACTGGATTGTGCCGATGTCGGCGTTCTGGCTTGTGCTGCCTTATGTGTTCATCGGCATCGGTGAAGCCTTTCATTTTCCTGGACAGATAGCATTTTACTACCAGGAGTTCCCTAAATCTTTGAAAAGCACGGCCATTGGTATAGTTGCAGTGCTTATGTCCATTGGGTTTTATTTAAGCATGGCTGTGCTGGCGGTGGTCCGGCGAGCTACCAGTTGGCTTCCGGATAACTTGAACTCATCTAGACTAGAGAATGTTTATTGGATGCTGACGTTGGTGGCGAGTATCaactttttttactttattttatgtGCAAAGTTTTATAAGAAGCAGAGTGACGACAAGCATGTAGTTGGTGCTGTAAATTAA